A window of Candidatus Obscuribacterales bacterium genomic DNA:
ACCCACCGTTTCGCGCTCCAAGAGACGGTTGGTACCTTCCAGCCAGTCCAAAATAGAAGCATCACGCTGAGCCGGAATCACACCGGCGGGTTGACTGCGAGGCGACTCGCGTAGGGCTGGATTGTTTTTCATGGGAGTGACCTCAGTGATTAACACTAGATGATATTAGGACGAGACTCAGGCAGCTACCCTGGGGCGATCGCAGCGGGGATGTTATCCCTAC
This region includes:
- a CDS encoding DUF3134 domain-containing protein; this translates as MKNNPALRESPRSQPAGVIPAQRDASILDWLEGTNRLLERETVGNPFGPEEEEEITELMDSNDDSFDDDDDDDLDLDD